The following is a genomic window from Micromonospora cathayae.
CCGGCCGGCTCAGAACAGGGCTCGGGGCGCCGCGCCGGCTCAGAACAGGGTGAGTTCGTTGCGCTCGATGCCGCGCAGCCGGTCGTAGTCGACCACCACGCAGCGGATACCCCGGTCGGTGGCGAGCACCCGGGCCTGCGGCTTGATCTCCTGGGCGGCGAACACCCCGGCCACCGGGGCCAGCAGCGGATCCCGGTTGAGCAGTTCGAGGTACCGGGTGAGCTGCTCGACCCCGTCGATCTCGCCGCGTCGCTTCACCTCGACCGCGACGGTGCCCTGGGTGGCGTCCCGGCAGAGCAGGTCCACCGGCCCGATCGCGGTCATGTACTCCCGGCGGATCAGGGTGTACCCGTCGCCGAGGGTCTCCGGGTTGGCGGCGAGCAGCTCCTGCAGGTGTGCCTCGACCCCGTCCTTGCGCAGGCCCGGGTCGACACCCAGCTCGTACGAGGTGTCCTGGAAGACCTCCTCCAGGGTGATCCGCAGCTCCTCGCCGGCCTTGTTGACCACCCGCCACACCCCGGGCGCCTCCTCCAGCCGGCAGGGCGGGCTCATCCAGTTCAACGGCTTGTACGCCCGGTCGTCGGCGTGGATCGACACCGACCCGTCCGCCTTCACCATCAACAGCCGGGTGGCCGGCGGCAGGTGAGCCGAGAGCCGTCCGACATAGTCCACCGAGCACTTCGCAATCACCAGACGCACCCGACGAGGGTAGCGGAGCCGGCGGCGGTCGCCACCGAGCACCGCTGGCGCGCCGGTGCGATCCTGAACGGGTGTTCGAAGTCCTCACCGGTACCGGTCTGGCCGCCTCGGCCGGCCTGAACGCCTACATCCCGTTGCTGACCGTGGGTCTGCTCGCGCGCTACACCGACGTGATCAGCCTGCCGGCCGGGTGGCAGTGGCTCGGTGACGGGTGGGTCGTCGCGATCCTGGCCGTACTGCTCGCGGTGGAGGTGGTCGCGGACAAGGTGCCGGTGGTCGACCACGTCAACGACATGGTGCAGACGGTGGTCCGGCCGACGGCCGGCGGGCTGGCCTTCGGGGCCGGGGCCAGCTCGGAGACCGTCACGGTCGACGACCCGGGGCAGTTCTTCTCGTCCAGCGACTGGGTGCCGGTCGTGGTGGGCGTGGTGATCGCGCTGGGGGTGCACCTGTTGAAGTCGGCCGCCCGACCGGTCATCAACGCCACCACGGCGGGTGTCGGCGCGCCCGTCGCCAGCACCGCCGAGGACGCCACCAGCGTGGCGATGTCGGTGGTGGCGATCCTGCTTCCGGTGCTGGTGCTGGTCTTCCTGCTGGGGCTGGTGCTGTTCGTCTTCTGGTTCCTGCGCCGCCGCGCCGACCGCCGCCGCGCCCGCCGCCCGGTCCATCACTGACGGGCCCCATCGCTGACGGACCCGGTGGGCAGCCGAACGGGCCGGTACCCGTTGCGGGTACCGGCCCGTTGGTGACTCAGCTGTTCCAGTGTGCGGCGACCAGGTCAGCGGCCTGCTTCTCCCACTGCGCGTAGTGGTCCGGGTAGGCGGACACCTGGACCTTCTGCGCGGCCTGGGTCAGCGGCATGTCCTGCCAGCCGTCGACCTGCTTCAGGCCCTTCAGGAACGCGGTCGTGGAGTACTCGGGGTCGGTGATCTGCTCGACCGTGCCCCAACCACTGGACGGACGCTGCTGGAACAGGCCCTGCGAGTCGTGGTCGTTGCGGTCACCGAGGTGACCCAGGTTCTCCAGCTTCGACTCCTGCAGGCTGGTCGCGATGGCGACCACGGCGGCCCGCTCGTCCATGCCGGCCTTCTTGGTGGCCTTGACGATGGCCTTGGCGTTGGCGGTCTGCTCGGCGTTCAGCGGGATGCTCGACTGGCCGCCCGGCGTGCCGTGGGGCAGCAGCTTGCCGGTGTCCGGCTTGTCCGCCTGCACCGCCACCGGCGCGGCATGAGCCGGAGCCGCGTCCACCGCACCGGCGACCGGACCGGCCACCACACCACCGGCGAACGCCAGACCGGCGACACCCAGAACCGTCTTCCGCAGCAGCGTCGTGCTCATGATCGTGTTCATGGGGGAACTCCAATCCACACGGGGGAACGCACGCACACACCTGCGGGGGCAGGGCACGCACGCCGAAACAAAGATCAGGGGGTCGGCCGGGAGCCTGGCTCACCGCGCCGAACCATGTACAACCACCGGGCGGCCACCGGCATTCCACCGACCCGACCCGCATCCCGGATCCAGGCCCGGCCCACCAGGGCTCCTCCTCGGCCGTCCGGGAGATGTAACCACCCACCCCCGGCCCACATTCCACCCCGGCCGAACCCCGGAAACCGGACACCTGCCCTCCAACCGGACACCGTCGGGCAGCCGTCCCGGCCCTGGCCGCCGCCGACGCCAACTTCACCGGCGGCGTCGGGCGAATCGGTGCGAATTCAGCCGTTCGGTGGGATCCGGCCCACGGCGGTCACTGGGATCATCTCCCGGTGTCCGCGAAGAAGATCCGCGTTCTCCTGCTCGGTTTCGCCCTGGCCGCCGCCACCGGGCTCGTCGTCGTCAGTTGGACCGACCCCCCGGGGTCGACCGAGGCGGGTGCCTGGGTCACCCGGGCGCCCACCGGGCCGGCCCCCCGGACGCCGGGAGCGGACGTGTCCACCGCACCGGACGCCCCGCCCGGAACGGATGACGCAGCCGGGCGGATACCGGGCGCGACCCGGCCGGGCAGCGTACCGCCGGTGGTCGACCACGGCCCCCGGACCGGCAACAAGGTGGCGCTCACCTTCGACGCGGACATGACCGACGGGATGCTCTACCAGTTGCGTACCGGGCAGGTGCGGTCGTACGCGAACCTGCGGATCATCGACCTGCTGGAACGGGAGCAGTTGGCGGCCACCTTCTTCCTCACCGGCAAGTGGGTCGAGCGGTACCCCGACCTCACCCGGCGGCTCGCCGGCAACCCCCGGTTCGAACTGGCCAACCACACCTACGGCCATCTGGCGTTCACCGCGGACTGCTACGGCCTGCCCCGGATCGCCCGGAACGAGATGACCCGGGACGTCGAGCGGACGTTCGAGCTGGTGGAGGCGTACGGGGGGCGGCAGACCCGGTACTTCCGCTTCCCGGGGCTCTGTCACGACGGCCCGGCGCTGGCGGCGCTGGCGCCGCTCGGCGCGACGGTGGTCGACGGGGACGTGGTCAGCGGGGACCCGTTCGCCGAGGCGTGGCGGCCGATCGTCGACGCGGTGCTCAGCAAGGTGAAGCCGGGTTCGGTGATCGTCATGCACGTGACCGAGGCGAACGCCCCGATGACCGACGAGGCGCTGCCGCACATCCTCGCCGGGTTGGCCGAGCGGGGTCTGGTGCCGGCCACGCTGTCCGAGGTCCTCCGGGACGGGGACGATCAGGCGGAATCGGAGTCCACGCAGTAACAAAAGCCTAATATCTGGTCATAACGATCAGAGGAGGCCGGCATGACCAGCGCGATCGAAATGCCCCGGGTCGAGGAGTGCACCGTCACCCGGTGCTCGTACAACAAGAACGGGTGCCACGCGTTCGCCATCACCGTGGGCAGCAGCGACCACGCCCGCTGCCACACCTTCGTCGAGATGCCGGTCCGGGGCGGGATGGAGATGATGGTCGCGCAGGTGGGCGCGTGCCAGCGGCACGACTGCCGGCACAACTCCGAGCTGGAGTGCCACGCCCCGGGTATCCGGGTCGGCGAGCAGTCCGCCGACTGCCTGACCTACGCGCCGGCCTGAGCCGACCCACCCACGGCCGTCCGGCACGACCCGGCCCGGCCGCTCACCGCCCGCCTGCCTGGCACGGCCGGCCCGGCCACCCGCCCCGACCTGGGCCGGCCGCTCACCGCCCGCCCGGCACCCGCCGGAGGCGGCCGGGTACGGCTGCCTCGCCCCGCCGGGCGACGGCTCCCGACCAGGCCGCACACTTGACGGTATGGATGACGAGCTGGCGATCTCCGTCCGGGGGCTGCGCAAGGCGTACGGCGACAACGTCGCGGTGGCCGGCGTGGACCTGGCCGTCCGGCGCGGCGAGGTGTTCGCGCTGCTCGGCCCGAACGGCGCGGGCAAGACCACCACGGTGGAGATCCTGGAGGGGTACCGGCAGCGCGACGCCGGCGAGGTACGGGTCCTCGGCACCGACCCGGCCCACCCGACCCCGAACTGGCGGGCCCGGGTCGGCATCGTGCTCCAGGGCACCGGCGAGTTCGACGAGCTGACCGTCAGCGAGGTGGTCGGGCACTTCTCCGCCTTCTACCCGGACGCCGACGACCCGGTCAAGGTGATCGAGCGGGTCGGGCTCGGCGGCAAGGCGAAGGCCCGTACGCACACCCTCTCCGGCGGGCAGAAGCGTCGCCTGGACGTGGCGCTCGGCATCATCGGCCGTCCCGAGCTGCTCTTCCTGGACGAGCCGACCACCGGCTTCGACCCGGAGGCCCGCCGCGAGTTCTGGGAGCTGATCCGGGACCTCAGCGCCGCCGGCACCACCATCCTGCTCACCACGCACTACCTGGACGAGGCGGAGGCGCTCGCCGACCGGGTCGGGGTGATCGCCGCCGGCCGGCTGGTCGAGGTGGCTCCCCCGGCCGAGCTGGGTAACCGGCAGGAGGCGGTGGCGACGGTCTCCTGGCGTACCCCGGACGGGCGGGTGGAGAGCGCGGCGAGCGCGACGCCGACGGCGCTGGTGGCCGAGCTGGCCGCGCGCTTCGGCGGCGAGGTGCCCGGCCTGACCGTGACCCGGCCCACCCTGGAAGACATCTACCTGCGGATGATCGGACAAGCATGACCACCACCGCCAAGCCGGCGGCGTCCCCCGCCGCCCCGACCCGGACCCGCCGGAGGGGCCCGGTCGCCCTCGGGCTGCGCCAGGGTCGGCTGGAGCTGACCCAGTTCCTGCGCAGCCGGGAGTCCGTGGTCTTCACCATGGGCTTCCCGATCATCATGATCCTGATCTTCGCCGCGATCTTCAGCGACGAGATCGCCCCCGGGGTCAGCTACACGCAGTACTTCATCACCGGCATGATCGCCGCCGGGCTGATGACGGTGAGCTTCCAGAACCTGGGCATCTGGATCCCGATCGAGCGGGACCGGGGCGTGCTCAAGCGCTACCGGGGCACCCCGATGCCGAAGTGGGTGTGGTTCGCCGGAAAAGTGATCATGGTGGTGGTGATCGGCATCGCCGAGACCGCGCTGCTGCTCGCCGTCTCGGTCGCCCTGTTCGACCTGGAACTGCCGGGCAGCGCCGGCAAGTGGCTCACCTTCGCCTGGGTGTCCGTCCTCGGCGTCACCGCCTGCACGCTCTGCGGCATCGCGATCTCGTCGCTGGCCCGTACCGCCCGCAGCGGCTCGGCGGTGGTCACCCCGGTCGCCCTGGTGCTCCAGTTCATCTCCGGCGTCTTCTTCGTCTTCACCAACCTGCCGAGCTGGATGCAGCAGGTCGCCGCCCTGTTCCCGCTCAAGTGGATGTGCCAGGGGCTGCGCTCGGTGTTCCTGCCGGAGAGCTTCGGCACCCGCGAGCCCGGCGGCTCCTTCGAACTCGACCGGGTCGCCCTGGTCCTCGCCGCCTGGTGTGTGATCGGCCTGGTGCTCTGCCTGACCACCTTCCGCTGGACCACCCGCCGCGACGGCTGAGGCGTGCGGGCGGGCCCTCCGGCGTCGGAGGGCCCGCCGTCCCTCAGTACGTGTAGAAGCCCTTGCCGGTCTTGCGTCCCAGGTCACCGGCGGCGGCCATGCGCTGGAGCAGCTCCGGCGGGAAGAACTTCTCGTCGGCGGTGTCGGTGTAGATGTTCTTCGAGGCGTGCAGCAGCACGTCCACGCCGGTCAGGTCGGTGGTGGCCAGCGGGCCCATGGCGTGCCCGAAGCCGAGCCGGCAGGCGGTGTCCAGGTCCTCGGCCGAGACCACCCCCGCCTCGACCAGCTTGACCGCCTCGACCACCAGCGCGGAGATCAGCCGGGTGGTGACGAAGCCGGCGATGTCCCGGTTGACCACCACCACCGTCTTGCCGATCTCCTCGGCGAACGCCCGCACGGTCGCCAGCGTCGCGTCGCTGGTCTTGTAGCCACGGACCAGCTCGCAGAGCTTCATCATCGGCACCGGCGAGAAGAAGTGGGTACCGACGACCGACTCGGGCCGGCCGGTCACCGCGGCGATCTGGGTGACCGGGATGGCCGAGGTGTTGGTGGCGAGCACCGCGTCGGCCCTGCAGATCTTGTCCAGCGCGCGGAACACCTCGTGCTTGACCTCCAGCCGCTCGAAGACGGCCTCGACCACGATGTCCGCGTCGGCGGCGGCCTCCAGGTCGGTGGTCGGGGTGATCCGGCCCAGCGTCGCCTCGACCTCGGACGCCTCGATCCGGCCCTTCTCGGCGAACTTCTCCAACGACTTCCGGATGCCGGCGACGCCCCGCCCGGTGGCCGCGTCGTCCAGGTCCCGCAGGGTCACCTGCCAGCCGGCCTGAGCTGCCACCTGGGCGATACCCGATCCCATCAGCCCGGCCCCGACGACCGCGAGTCGACCCGCCATCTGCTTTCTCCCTCGCCTGGTGTTGACTGCTCTCCCCCGCACCCTAGTGGGGAGTCCTTAGCGAAGGTTAAGGCCGGGCGGGGCCACCGTCCGCCCGGCGGCCGGGCGGGCGAGGTGAGCCGGGCCGGCTGCCAGGGCAAGGCCGGGGCCAGGCGAGGGCGGGCCGGGCCGGGGCGGGGCGGGGCGGGGCAGGGCGTCAGATGGTGAGCTGGGGCTCCTCCGGGGCCCGGCCGCGTTCCACCCCGACCCCGAGGGCACGCAGGTCGGCCACGAAGTCGGGGTAGCCCCGGTCCACGTGGTGCACGTGCGAGACCTCGGTCGCCCCGTCGGCACAGAGCCCGGCGATGATCAGCCCGGCGCCGGCCCGGATGTCGGTGGCGCGTACCGGCGCACCGGAGAGCCGGTCCCGGCCGCGTACCACCGCGTGGTGGCCGTCGGTCTTGATGTCCGCGCCGAGCCGCATCATCTCGTTGGCGAACATGAACCGACCGTCGAAGATGTTCTCGGTGATCAGCGAGGCCCCGTCACTGACGGCGGCGAGGCCGATCGCCATCGGCAGCAGGTCGGTGGCGAAGCCCGGGTACGGCAGGGTGACCACGTCCACCGCCCGTGGCCGGTCGTCGACGCGTACCCGGAAGGTGTCGCCGCTGGTCTCGACCAGCGCGCCGGCCGAGACCAGCTTGTCCAGCGCGACCTCCAGGAACGCCGGGCTGGCCCCGGTGACCGTGACGTCCCCCCTGGTCATCGCCGCGCCGAAGGCCCAGGTACCGGCGACGATCCGGTCCCCCACGGTGGCGTGCCGCACCGGCCGGAGTTCGGGCACGCCCTCGATCACGATGGTCGAGGTGCCCTCCCCGGAGATCCGCGCGCCCATCCGGATCAGCATCGAGCAGATGTCGACGATCTCCGGCTCGCGGGCGGCGTTCTCGATCCGGGTGACGCCCCGGGCCAGCACCGCCGCCATCACCAGGTTCTCGGTCGCGCCGACGCTGGGGAACTCCAGCACGATCTCGGCCCCGTGCAGCCCGTGCGGGGCGGCGGCGACGACGAAGCCGTGCTCGCCGGAGATCTCCGCCCCCATCCGGGTGAGCCCGGCGATGTGCATGTCCAGCCCCCGGGAGCCGATCGCGTCCCCACCGGGGTGCGCGACCCGCACGTACCCCCGGCGGGCCAGCAGCGGGCCGAGTACGCAGATCGACGCGCGCAGCCGGCGGACCAGGTCGTAGTCGGCCTCGGCACCGGGCCGGTCGGGGACGTCGATGGTGACCGACCGGGAGCGGGCCGTCCCGCCCCGGGCGGCCATCGGGTCGACCGGCTGGTCGGCGTCGAACCGTACCTGGCAGCCCAACCGGCGCAGCACCTCGCCCATGATGGCGATGTCGGTGATCCGGGGCACGTTGGTGATCACGCTCCGGCCGGGGGCGAGCAGCGCGGCGGCCATCAGCTTGAGCGCCGAGTTCTTCGCCCCCACCACGTGCACCGTGCCGGCCAACCGGGCCGCGCCCCGGACCCGGATGACGTCGATCTCGTTGACCGCCAGGTCCCCGGCGTCCCCGGGCCCCACCCCGACCGGGTGGGTGGCCGTCGACCGGGCCGCCCCGCCCGGTCGATCTGGCAGGTCCAGGTCAGGTATCCGTAGGCTGTGCGTCATGGCCGTCCACCTCACGCGCATCTACACCAGGGCCGGCGACGCCGGCACGACCAGGCTGAGCAACAACGAGCAGGTGCCGAAGACCGATCCCCGGATCGCCGCGTACGCCGACGTCGACGAGTGCAACGCCGCGATCGGGGTGGCGCTGGCACTGGGCCAGCTCGACGAGGAGCTGCGGGCGGTACTGGCCGCGATCCAGAACGACCTGTTCGACGTGGGCGCCGACCTGTCCACGCCGGTGGAACCGGAGCCGGAGTACCCCCCGCTGCGGGTGACCGAGGGGTACGTGGAGCGGCTCGAGGGCTGGTGCGACCAGTTCAACGCGCGCCTGGGCAAGCTGGACTCCTTCATCCTTCCCGGCGGCACCGCCGGCGCGGCGTTGCTGCACGTGGCCCGGACCATCGCCCGACGCGCCGAGCGGACGGCGTGGGCCCTGGTCGGCCACGATCCGGAACGCACCAGCGTCCTTCCGGCCAAGTATCTCAACCGGCTCTCCGATCTGCTCTTTATCCTCTCAAGAACGGCCAATCCGGACGGGGATGTGCTATGGGTTCCGGGCGGTAACCGCTGAGCGACCACCTGACGCGCCCGGTGTCCGGGAGCCTGCACCACGTCGAGGTGTGGGTACCCGATCTGGCCGCCGCCATCCGTGGTTGGGGCTGGCTCCTCGGGGAACTGGGCTGGACGCCGTTCCAGGACTGGCCGGCCGGCCGGTCCTGGCGGCTCGGCGGCACCTACCTGGTGCTGGAGCAGTCACCGGCGCTGCGGGGCGGGCGGCACGACCGGCTCGCGCCCGGCCTGAACCATCTCGCCTTCCACGCCGGCCCGCCGGCCGCCGTGGACCGGCTGGTCGCGGACGCGCCGGCACACGGTTGGTCACTGCTCTTCGCCGACCGGCATCCGTACGCCGGAGGCCCCGGCAGCTACGCCGGCTACCTGGCCGACGGCCAGGGGTACGAGGTCGAGCTGGTCGCCGACAGCCGCTGAGCGGACCGCCGGGGCCGGCCGGAGTGCCGGGCCCGGGGCGCGAGAAGCGCCGGACGCCAGGCGCGCCGGGCCTGGGGTAGGTCGCAGTGCCGGACGCCAGGCGCGCCGGGCGGGTGTGCGCCGGGGACACCGGGTCGGGCCGCCGGGACAGGCCGAGCCGCCGGGACGTCAGGCGGCGGGCCAGTCCTGGGGGGCCAGACGCGGCGAGACCGCCCCGGGTGGGGCGGCCTCGAGCCAGGAGAGGAATCCGGTGACCGTGGATTTCGCCATGGCGATCTCGATCGGGGTCTGCTGGCTGGTACAGCTCAGGATCACCCAGTCGGCCGGCATGGAGAAGCGTTCCTGCCCCTCGGGAAGCCGCCGCCGCCGGACCAGCAGAGTCTCCCGGGAGAGCACCCGTTTGGGACGGATGGCGAAGCTGAACATGCGGTACCAGCGCAGCTCGTCACCGGAGAACCGGCCGAAGCCGGGTGACCAGCCCCGGCCGTCGAGCAGGGTGGTGACCCGGACGTTGAGCCGGATGCCACCGGTGCGGGTGACCAGCGCCCGCCGGAGGAAGAGGACGAAGACCGCCGCGATCAGGACGGCGATGCCGATTCCGATCCCTTCCACGATCTCCATCGGCGGGTCGGCTCAGTGGCCCTGAGCGGTGACCGGGGTGGCGTTCTCGGCGAGTACGGTGACGCCCCCGGCGCTCACCGAGAGGAAGCCGCCGGCGACCTCGTACGAGACCTGCTCGCCACCGGGCAGCTTGATCCGGACCTGGCCGGGCTCGGCGAGCTGGCCGAGCAGCGGCGCGTGCCCCGGCAGCACACCCAGCTCGCCCTCGGTCGTCCGGGCGACGACCATCTCGGCCTCACCGGACCAGACCTTCTCCTCGACGGCTACGAGCTCGACGTGAAGCTGCTGTGCCACGCTGTCTCCTTGCTGCGGCGGCTGGTTGCCGAAAGTCTAGTCGCGCGCCTCATGACTCCCTAACGCGGGTGTCGAGAGCTACGACACGCCCTACTTGGTCTTGTTCTGGAAGTCGGGGTGTTCGAGCATGAACGCGTCGACCGTCCCGTTGTGCAGCGAGGCGAAGAAGTCGTCCGCCTCGGGCAGGAACCGCTCCCCCCGGTACGCCGATCCGGTGCCGATCCCCTCGGCCGGCAGCTTGACCAGTTGGATGCCGTCCGGTCGGAGGTCCTTCAGGGCGAAGGCGAAGTCGGCGATGCTGTTGCCGCGCCCGCTGAAGACCAGCGACTCCCCGGCGGCCCGCAGCACCCGGTCCAGCTTGATCGGGTTGGTCACCACGTCGGCGCTGAACGCCTGGCTCACCATCGCCTTGACGAACTGCTGCTGGTGGCGCTGCCGGCCGTAGTCGCCGTCCGGGACACCGTTCTTCGGGTACCGCTGCCGGACGTAGTCCAGCGCCTGCCAGCCCTCCAGCTTCTGGGTGCCCTTCGGGTAGACCGCCTGGGGTCCGAGGTAGCCACCGCCGCCGGGACGGAGTTCGCGGTGGGTGCCGTCCGGCTCGCGGTGCTCGGAGCGCACCTCCCGCTCGATGTACATCTCGACGCCGCCCATCGCGTCGACGATCTTCTTGAAGCCGCTGAAGTTGATGATCGCCCCGGCGTCGAAGCGCTTGATGCCGGTCTCCTGCTGGATGGTCTTGGCGAGCAGCTCGAAGCCGGTGTTCGCGTCCGGGTTGCGCCCCGGCACCCGGCTGCCGTACGACATCGCGGCGTTGAGCTTGTCGGTGCCGCCGTCGTACCCGCTCTTGGTGAACGCCGGGATCTCGACCCGCAGGTCCCGGGGCATCGAGAACAGGTAGGCCCGGTCCAGTTCCGCCGGCACGTGCATGATCATGATCGAGTCGGCGAGCGGGGCGTCGGTCGGTTTGCGCGGGTCCACACCGACCAGCAGGATGTTCAACGGGCCCTTGATGTCGCTGCGCCGCTCCTGCGCACCGGCCGCGTTGTCGCCGAACAGGTCGCCCTTGCCGACCGAGCCCTCGTACCGGGACAGCAGCGCCTCGTAACCCACCAGCACCGCGCCACTGAGCAGCAGCAGCACCGTGCCGAACACCGTGCAGACCCGTGCCCACCGGGGCACGCCGGCCCACACGGACCGTTTGGCCTCCCGCTTACCGCTCCGAGCCACGAGCATCTCCATTCAGCACGCCCACGAAGAGGAGACGGGCGCACGCCACCGGATCACTGCAGTAGGTCAACGCTCAACGTGTGAATGTTGCGGATCGACGGTACCTCGCCGCGACGGCCACTGTCGCATCGACCAACGTGGGGTTGTCAAGCCGACACGCTGGGCGACGACACCGCCGCGTGCTGTCTTCCGTACCCAACGGACCCTTCCGCCACACACGACCGAGGCCGCCCCGGCAGGAACCGGGACGGCCTCGGACAAAGCTGACCGAAAGGTCAGTACTGACCGGTGGGTCAGTCCTCCTTCATCAGCTCCGCAGCCTTACGCTCCAGGTCGTCCAGGCCGCCGCACATGAAGAACGCCTGCTCGGGGAAGTGATCGTACTCACCCTCGGCGATCTTCTTGAACGCCTCGATGGTCTCCTTGATCGGGACCGTCGAGCCCGGCACGCCGGTGAACTGCTCGGCGGCGTAGGTGTTCTGCGACAGGAACCGCTCGATCCGCCGGGCCCGGCCGACGGTGAGCTTGTCCTCCTCGGAGAGCTCCTCGATACCGAGGATGGCGATGATGTCCTGGAGGTCCTTGTACTTCTGGAGGATCCGCTTGACCTCGGTCGCCACCGCGAAGTGCTCGGCGCCGACGAACTCCGGGGCGAGGATCCGGGACGAGGACGCCAGCGGGTCCACCGCCGGGTAGATGCCCTTGTCGGAGATCGACCGCTCCAGGTTGGTGGTCGCGTCGAGGTGGGCGAACGTGGTGGCCGGAGCGGGGTCGGTGTAGTCGTCCGCCGGCACGTAGATCGCCTGGAGCGAGGTGATGGCCTGGCCCCGGACCGAGGTGATCCGCTCCTGGAGCTCGCCCATCTCGTCGGCCAGGGTCGGCTGGTAACCCACCGCGCTCGGCATCCGGCCCAGCAGGGTGGACACCTCGGAACCGGCCTGGGTGAAGCGGAAGATGTTGTCGATGAAGAGCAGCACCTCCTGCTTCTTCACGTCGCGGAAGTACTCCGCCATGGTCAGCGCGGAGAGGGCGACCCGCAGCCGGGTGCCCGGCGGCTCGTCCATCTGGCCGTAGACCAGCGCGGTCTTGTCGATGACGCCGGACTCGGTCATCTCGGCGATCAGGTCGTTGCCCTCACGGGTGCGCTCACCCACGCCGGCGAAGACCGAGGTACCACCGAAGTTCCGGGCCACCCGGGTGATCATCTCCTGGATGAGCACCGTCTTGCCCACGCCCGCGCCGCCGAACAGGCCGATCTTGCCACCCTTGACGTACGGGGCGAGCAGGTCGATGACCTTGATGCCGGTCTCCAGCATCTCGGTCTTCGGCTCCAGGTCCGCGAAGGCCGGGGCCTTGCGGTGGATACCCCAGTGGTCGTCCGGGGTGAGCGTCTCGCCCTCGGCGAGGTTGAGGCACTCGCCGATGGCGTTGAACACCCGGCCCTTGACCGTGTCGCCCACCGGCACCCGGATCGGCGAGCCGGTGTCGCGCACCCCGGCGCCACGGACCAGACCGTCGGTCGGCTGCATCGAGATGGCGCGGACCATGTTGTCACCCAGGTGCTGGGCGACCTCCAGGGTCAGCGTCTTCTCGCCGCCGGAGAGCGTCACGTCGACGTGCAGGGCGTTGAACAGGGCCGGCATGGCGTCGCGCGGGAACTCGGCGTCGACGACCGGGCCGATGACCCGGACCACGCGACCCGTGGCCGTCTTGGTCTCAGCTGGTCCACCAGCAACTGCGGATACAGTCATCACACTTCACTTCCCGACGCGGCCAGCGCGTTCGCGCCGCCGACGATCTCGCTGATCTCCTGGGTGATCCCGGCCTGACGGGCCGAGTTCATCTCACGCGTGTACTTCTCGATCATCTCTTCGGCGTTGTCCGTGGCGCTCTTCATCGCCCGCCGCCGGGCCGCCGACTCACTCGCC
Proteins encoded in this region:
- a CDS encoding F0F1 ATP synthase subunit epsilon — encoded protein: MAQQLHVELVAVEEKVWSGEAEMVVARTTEGELGVLPGHAPLLGQLAEPGQVRIKLPGGEQVSYEVAGGFLSVSAGGVTVLAENATPVTAQGH
- a CDS encoding DUF2550 domain-containing protein, yielding MEIVEGIGIGIAVLIAAVFVLFLRRALVTRTGGIRLNVRVTTLLDGRGWSPGFGRFSGDELRWYRMFSFAIRPKRVLSRETLLVRRRRLPEGQERFSMPADWVILSCTSQQTPIEIAMAKSTVTGFLSWLEAAPPGAVSPRLAPQDWPAA
- a CDS encoding cob(I)yrinic acid a,c-diamide adenosyltransferase, whose amino-acid sequence is MAVHLTRIYTRAGDAGTTRLSNNEQVPKTDPRIAAYADVDECNAAIGVALALGQLDEELRAVLAAIQNDLFDVGADLSTPVEPEPEYPPLRVTEGYVERLEGWCDQFNARLGKLDSFILPGGTAGAALLHVARTIARRAERTAWALVGHDPERTSVLPAKYLNRLSDLLFILSRTANPDGDVLWVPGGNR
- the atpD gene encoding F0F1 ATP synthase subunit beta; protein product: MTVSAVAGGPAETKTATGRVVRVIGPVVDAEFPRDAMPALFNALHVDVTLSGGEKTLTLEVAQHLGDNMVRAISMQPTDGLVRGAGVRDTGSPIRVPVGDTVKGRVFNAIGECLNLAEGETLTPDDHWGIHRKAPAFADLEPKTEMLETGIKVIDLLAPYVKGGKIGLFGGAGVGKTVLIQEMITRVARNFGGTSVFAGVGERTREGNDLIAEMTESGVIDKTALVYGQMDEPPGTRLRVALSALTMAEYFRDVKKQEVLLFIDNIFRFTQAGSEVSTLLGRMPSAVGYQPTLADEMGELQERITSVRGQAITSLQAIYVPADDYTDPAPATTFAHLDATTNLERSISDKGIYPAVDPLASSSRILAPEFVGAEHFAVATEVKRILQKYKDLQDIIAILGIEELSEEDKLTVGRARRIERFLSQNTYAAEQFTGVPGSTVPIKETIEAFKKIAEGEYDHFPEQAFFMCGGLDDLERKAAELMKED
- a CDS encoding VOC family protein; the encoded protein is MWVPDLAAAIRGWGWLLGELGWTPFQDWPAGRSWRLGGTYLVLEQSPALRGGRHDRLAPGLNHLAFHAGPPAAVDRLVADAPAHGWSLLFADRHPYAGGPGSYAGYLADGQGYEVELVADSR
- a CDS encoding LCP family protein → MLVARSGKREAKRSVWAGVPRWARVCTVFGTVLLLLSGAVLVGYEALLSRYEGSVGKGDLFGDNAAGAQERRSDIKGPLNILLVGVDPRKPTDAPLADSIMIMHVPAELDRAYLFSMPRDLRVEIPAFTKSGYDGGTDKLNAAMSYGSRVPGRNPDANTGFELLAKTIQQETGIKRFDAGAIINFSGFKKIVDAMGGVEMYIEREVRSEHREPDGTHRELRPGGGGYLGPQAVYPKGTQKLEGWQALDYVRQRYPKNGVPDGDYGRQRHQQQFVKAMVSQAFSADVVTNPIKLDRVLRAAGESLVFSGRGNSIADFAFALKDLRPDGIQLVKLPAEGIGTGSAYRGERFLPEADDFFASLHNGTVDAFMLEHPDFQNKTK